The following coding sequences lie in one Homalodisca vitripennis isolate AUS2020 chromosome X, UT_GWSS_2.1, whole genome shotgun sequence genomic window:
- the LOC124369845 gene encoding uncharacterized protein LOC124369845, with protein MAEIPGRGRGGRGAIIAKLLTMQKSPDPPTSSSTADMAEIPGRGRGGRGAIIAKLLTMQKSPDPPTSSSTADMAEIPGRGRGGRGAIIAKLLTLQKPPTPSSTAGGSHPVQ; from the exons ATGGCTGAAATACCGGGACGAGGCCGAGGAGGACGGGGAGCAATAATTGCTAAGCTACTGACAATGCAAAAAAGCCCTGATCCACCCACTTCGTCTTCCACAGCAG ATATGGCTGAAATACCGGGACGAGGCCGAGGAGGACGGGGAGCAATAATTGCTAAGCTACTGACAATGCAAAAAAGCCCTGATCCACCCACTTCGTCTTCCACAGCAG ATATGGCTGAAATACCGGGACGAGGCCGAGGAGGACGGGGAGCAATAATTGCTAAGCTGCTGACATTGCAAAAACCACCCACTCCATCTTCTACAGCAGGTGGCTCACATCCAGTACAG